A region of Solanum dulcamara chromosome 7, daSolDulc1.2, whole genome shotgun sequence DNA encodes the following proteins:
- the LOC129894351 gene encoding protein DEFECTIVE IN MERISTEM SILENCING 3-like: protein MQGVSSDPQRELAIPHSTLSNGETPPGFLGYAVNMIFLPAEHLQFRTAPGHGLRETLFYLLLGKLQVYKSREQLYMASSCIKDGAVSLDGGMMRGNGVVSASVGSEEPCILFPVICLERQLPLSPEKVERLKRIKDLKLEQNQLQDQIQEELRNGAKYKKKLAKKLKYKKQIDDQLEPSPEMYISDMDIS from the exons ATGCAAGGAGTCAGCAGTGATCCCCAAAGAGAACTTGCTATTCCGCACTCTACTTTATCAAACGGAGAAACTCCCCCAGGCTTTTTGGGCTATGCGGTTAATATGATATTCCTTCCTGCAGAACATTTGCAGTTTAGAACTGCTCCAGGTCATGGTCTCCGAGAGACATTATTTTATCTTCTGCTTGGTAAGCTTCAAGTCTACAAGTCCAGAGAGCAACTTTACATGGCAAGTTCCTGCATTAAAGATGGTGCGGTTTCCTTGGATGGTGGAATGATGAGAGGAAATGGAGTTGTATCTGCATCTGTTGGATCTGA gGAACCATGCATTCTATTTCCAGTCATCTGCCTGGAAAGACAGTTGCCCCTCTCACCTGAGAAGGTAGAAAGATTGAAGAGAATCAAAGACTTGAAGCTGGAACAAAATCAATTGCAAGATCAGATACAGGAAGAGCTTAGGAATGGAGCAAAGTACAAGAAGAAGTTGGCCAAAAAGCTCAAGTATAAAAAGCAGATTGATGATCAGTTGGAACCTTCGCCTGAAATGTAcatctctgacatggatatcAGTTGA